The sequence ttttttttaaagctgtttCCCCGATAACCTCTGTAAActcagttttatattatttacatcTATGTAAGCTTATcagtttgacagaattttctactTCATTGTGTTATAAGAAGTCAAACTATATCATTTTCCATTATCAAagcatttgttatgaaaaatagcaATCTACACATAGCCTATAGAAACAACAGATGTCACAGATATAATATAAATCTAGTGAATTCCCTTAATAGGTTATAAATTCTACAAGTTAGCCAAAAATTTACCATAATTACtacaataaaactatataaattcTAGTAAGGGTGTGTCATGAATAGTTTAAAAAGCTCCCTAATAATTCTTGGTGCAAGATGATGTCTGTCCTCTTTTcagacttttgttcattttgtccATCAGTCTAGATCCCGTTTGACATTCTATATAGCGTTTCAAAGTGTTTAACTCTCAATATAATTCAAATGGATCGCACATTTTATCATCAGTGTTGGGATGGCTCGTGGAAATCTTATAAAACTTTTGGAGCTTAATACGATTCAGAGTAGCAGCCTAGTATGTTTCGCTTTTGATTTGCGcactaatgcattaaataaacaaGGCTTAATTTGCGCTGATGGTCTTTACAGTTTGTACGGGAACTTAGCGCTTATAAAAGCTCTGAACGCATGATGTAGGCCGTGACCGCTGCAGTGAGAGAACTGCGCTCAATGCACCGCTCAAAACACAGAGCGGCTTTGATCGGAGATCTCTCACTGCAGCGTGAACACGCATTGTGAAGCCTGGTTTTTAGCCGATGATGAGCGGGAAAAGGTAGAATGACAGAAGTGCTCATGCACCAATTACAACAAAGAATCGCGAGTTTACACAACAGCATTGGACACACAGTTAAAGGAGAAGCTAACAGGACATTATTTTATGGACTTTCGAAGCAAAAAACAAGTGGGTATACGCAAATACTGATCCTTATAAGTCGTAATACACAAACAGCCCTGAGCAAAAAGTAAGCATACGGCATATGCGTGCGTATCGCCCCGACTACACCACtggtctgaacattcctacctctagggcatttcatataggctaccatatttgttatattatagagcctaaatgtttatgtgcagttgacaaactatacatcattaaaaagatctaagactcaagcttcacattttgactcttaaaatcttatattgaccataatttcttaatatgcttaaaagcatacacatttggagaaatattgatggattctcatatgtttatatcaattttctatacagaggagtaatatgtattattctatatttattgtcatcattatgagcgctggatgctgtgtttttaattcatacttgagccggagggcgctctgccccttttgtccacaaatgcctcagtaaaagaagaggcaaatcatgtgacaatcaaggaactaacagaggcaagagatcactaaatatggctattcaaaacacttttcaagacaataaatacacgattgagatgatgtaggcatgtattgactgaatttgcgtctgaatagcgctcgctccatgggcgtggccgcattagcagataatgagctgaatcacagacttctgacatggctctcttttcatacagattacataaacacagaaggtttgttttcgatttgacttatatgttttaaaacctgacatcttaacgtttttttagacataagtgtaatttttttgtcattagtattcacttagttacagttcattttctaagaactatcagattggagttcgttcagagggagacgagagatcacgcatcatgttagttttctttattttacaaaaagcacaacattttgtttttactctgagtgtacacaaatcaaagaagatattccacagattaaaatgatgtataactcttaattgtatgtgcaacattgacggagtattttgagtctctttcacactgataagaaaaaaaccacagtggtatcgccggcgataccttcagacctcagagtgttaaaccaggtactggtagctttggcactgtgtgcaggtgccaagtcctgttggaaaatgaaattgcatctccataaagttggtcagcagcaggaagcatgaagtgctctaaaacttcctgatatgtggctgcgttgaccttggacctcagaaaacacagtggaccaacaccagcagatgacatggcaccccaaatcatcgctgactgtggaaacttcacactggacctcaagcatcatggattgtgtgcctctcctctcttcctccagactctgggaccctgatttccaaaggaaatgcaaatttactttcatcagagaacataactttggaccactcagcagcagtccagtcctttttgtctttagcccaggcgagacgcttctgacgctgtctgttgttcaagagtggcttgacacaaggaatgcgacagctgaaacccatgtcttgcatacgtctgtgcgtagtggttcttgaagcactgactccagctgcagtccactctttgtgaaactcccccacatttttgaatgggttttgtttcacaatcctctccagggtgcggttatccctattgcttgtacactttttttctaccacatcttttccttctcttcgcctctctattaatgtgcttggacacagagctctgtgaacagccagcctcttttgcaatgaccttttgtgtcttgccctccttgagCCCTCCTTgagcaaggtgtcaatggtcgttttttggacaactgtcaagtcagcagtcttccccatgattgtgtagcctacagaactagactgagagaccatttaaaggcctttgcaggttttgagttaattagctgattaaagtgttgcaccaggtgtcttcaatattgaaccttttcacaatattctaattttctgagatactgaatttggggtTTACTTTAGTTGTCAAATTATAACAGTTgttataataatcaaaattaaaagaaataaacatttgaaatatatcagtctgtgtgtaatgaatgaatataacatacaagtttcactttttgaatggaattagttaaataaatcaactttttgatgatattctaattatatgaccagcacctgtatttgtatagcacttttcacgatacatatcgtttcaaagcagctttacagagaaaatatgttaacattacaatttaaagaatgcagttagcaaataatgtaataatttaggcaattaatttacaatcactgttagcagtttaactgaaggtagaagcaatgatcTGATAAGTACGACCTAAACCACCGTAATGCCTGGCCCTGAATACCAGTATAAAtttgtagtcgatctaggaGTGTTTTATGTTCTATAGTGttgaacgcagcactgagatcaagtaacactagtattgagatacagccttggtcagaagctagaagtaagtcgtttgtaattttaacgagcgcagtttctgtgctattaTGAGATCTGAATactgactgaaatttttcatagatagtgtttttttgcaagaaggagcacaattggaccgacaccactttttctagtattttagacataaatggaagatttgaaatgggtctgtaatttgctaacacatttggatctaattgtggtttcttaatgagaggcttaataactgctagcttgaacAGTCTTGGGACatgacctagagataaagacgagttgataatattgagaagaggctcttctgctacaggtaacaattctttcagtagtttagtgggtattggatctaataaacatgttgttggtttagacgcagtgataagtttatttatcttcctgtcctatagttgtaaagcactgcaactgttcttgaTGTATGCATATAAGTGTTCCTATTGCACATTTATCTCCCTTCTCTCTGTTTTGATATATGCGTAGTCCATTTTCCCCAGATTACAAGAAGAgacatttgtttttcaaatgtctcttcTTGTAATCTCAACTTGAATTTCAGTCTTTCCATTTTATACATTTCTGTGACAATTTGTTCCCACTGTGTTCTCGTTAGGGGAAGATGTTGGAGCCATAAACGAGTAATCGcttttttgctgctgctgctactagTATCCTCAGTAAATATTTATTCCTATTATTAACTGAATATGGTAGCTCCAATCTCAATCTCTTAAGATTTCCAATATACTTGAGGTATTTCTGACCAATACAGTTTCAAAACTGGGCAAGCCcagaaaatatatacatgatcAGCCACTTGTGTACCACACTGCCTCCAGCAGGAGCCTAGATTTGCTTActctttttttgtttggtttttacTTTGGGTGTGATAAAGAAACGTATAATGTTTTTCCACAAAATTCTCTTAAAGCCCTGGAATGATTAGTCACACACTGTGAATGCAATTTCACAAAGAGTGGTTTCTAATTTATTgcatgtctgtcttgcagatgTGAATGAGCCACAGCTCAGCAAACGTATCATTAAAGCGATTACCAAAGAAAGACTGGAAGAGGCCAGAGCAGCAGgactgtgtctgtgtgtcgACCTCAGCATGACTGACTGCCTGTCAGCAAAAGTGAGTGAGatttacaaacaaacacaacatgcaTCACATTCACAAGTTTGACAGGTTGATACCTGACCGCGATTACTAGATAACAAGCGTGGGATATTTATGTAATTATCCTTTTATCTCATAGGAAATCAGTCGACTTGCAGGTCAGATCAGGCGCCTCTATGGATCCAATAAGAAAGCCTTACAACCATTCCACATTTTCCTGACAGAATTCAAGGAGGACAGTCTGCTGTATAAGGAGTGTGTTCGGATGAATGACGGCTTCCTGAATTATTTGGTTAGAAAGGATTTCCAAACTGATCCTCACCTATCCTTCAATAGTACAAACAGAAGCATAGAAATGATAGTTTTGTTATTGTGGCGACTTATCAGCGTCTGTGTATCCCACAGATTGATGTGACGGAGGAGAGCTGGTTTCATCTGTTTCCCTCTGAAGATGTGATATACTTAACCCCAGACGCAAGTGAAGGTTCACATATTCTATACTGCATTAAGAATTAGTTCTAAACACTAAGCTTTTAATCATCTTAACCATAAATTattggtcaggaaattagcaaAATTTAAGCAAATGCACTACTTAAAAAGCCAGTGTTGTTAAATCAATGAAACACATTGAGTTGCATGGTGATGCTCCAGAACGGTGCCTTCGAAAATCCGCTGAGAAATATAACAATGAATGAACTCTAGAGTTCAAAACTTTACAAATATTTACTCTAGAGTAAATATTTGTTCTCAGATTAAATTCAGATGAACTGGGAGGCAATTTTCAACTACTCATGAACTGCCATTAACATTGAGTGGAACAATAACACTGACTCTTCTTCCTGTAAAAACCTGTCTGCAAGTTGAGGAAGGCTATTCTGTGCTTACTTTATCTACAGTATTTGTGTaattcttgtaaaaaaatgtacgagaattattcttttaaattttgatttgtgattaaaatggttaagactattaaaagtaaatattttgtaaaaatattttttataaaagtattatttttatatatatatttatatttatttatatttttaataacttttattatttatatatgttatttattcatttaaattttagattagtttttttattaattattaattatattattatttctatttatatattttatatttctaaatggaaatataaatataaatatatatatatttttttatatatattttttatatttctattcagttttaatttttttcagttttagtaattttagtacttcaacctaaatttatttcatttagttgctaagacaacatttctaatttttgttttaactattttaaattttagtttttcaattaatatttgttttattttatttcagctttgcagacatttttttccctcattgaATATACTGTTTCACTCATAAATGTGTAATTTATGGTAGTACAACTATTTTGttcatgtaattttttttgtattatttttatattttatttatttaaattactgAAAAGAACTTTTAATAGTTGTAATTTTAGTTACTAATAACAAtgcattttttcctcattgaatATATTGTTTCACTCAGTGATAGAGTGATATTAAGGGTCAAAAAGATGTCATTATGTCATTTTGATATCAAGGAAAAAATTTcagataaaaaaacaatatgaatTCTGCTTAAATTTTGATTATGACTGTCCCTGTTAGCTTTAGAATATGTGGAGGAAGATAAAGTTTATATCCTTGGAGGTTTAGTGGATGAAACCATACAAAAGGTGAGAATCTTGCTTGTGGATTtattaatgatgcatttatgAAAGATTTCATAGTGGAGAAGCAACTGAAGATCTCACTGCTTTCTTTAAGAAAATAAGCTACATGAGGGCTAAAGAGCTCGGCATTCAGATGGCGCGGCTGCCTATTGACGAGTACATGGTGAAGAGACCAAACCCCAAAAACTTCCACTCCAAAATCCTAGCCATCAACCAAGGTAATCACTTTCTCAGACTCAGTTTCTACATGCTGCAATCATAATCCTCCTCATCCCGGAGTGAAATCGAGTGTATGATTGACCGTGCGCTGTTGTGTTTCAGTGTTTCAAATCCTACTGACATTTCGGGACACCAAAGATTGGACTAAAGCACTTGTCGCTGGTATCCCTCCTGGAAAAGGTTACATGTTGGCCTCAGCAGCATCTACAGACGTGATAAACCCTCATGAGGAGCTGTAGACACTCACTGTAGAGTGTCTTGAGCAATATACAGTGTTATAAAATCATCTATATGAGATAACTTAATGTCTGACTTGAATCAGTAAAATTTAAAATCCAtcttttgtttgatttattttaaaatgctctCATTCAGTTGTCTCAAGAATAGTTTCCACACAGTCAAAAACTGGACTGGTGGATTTTTTTGTCAGCATTAAAGCCACTGGATCATATCACTGATATATGCAGTTTGATGTCTCCTTTTCTTGTTACTGTGTTCATGTTTTAAATGTGACATGGTTTACATTACAAGTgaaaacagtaacaaaaactACATCTGTTTGTTAATCTTTGTCGAAAAAGAAAATCAGAGCTGTCTTTCAACATCAGACATACGGGcagttatattatatatgttaaTTTCACTGTCaaggatgggcagtatttatgatacatgtatttcaaatacgtatttcaaatacaaaatagtattttgtaatttgtatttgatagggttgatgaaaatggctttgtattttgtatcaaaatactttagtgttttgtatttttgtagttttaaaatactgtaaaatactttgtgagaagtctacatgatgacatcataaaaatgcAACCTCTGATTGGTGCTTACTCAATAATTTGCCCAGACTTGTTGAGTTCAGAAcagatgttaagttttggtgttcgGTTTAGTAGTCTATAGATTAAATGgtttaccaatttacataatgttcttgaaaactattataccgagcatgttacagatcccttgtctcccggactccattacccatgatcctcctgttctccacacctgcactcacttccctcgtcttctcctCCTCATCACGGATTGCCTGCACCTGTTCCTGATCGTCAGCAcaccctttataatggactcactcccttcactacTTGTCTGTCCTATTGTTAGTCTAATGTGTATTGTGTGTGCGTATCTCCATCGTTTGATTAAAAGTACCCAGTGTTGTGGACTTCCGTGTATGCCTCATCTCTACCACACCAGCACCGTAACAGAAGGACAGACCAAAACCGCCGGACATCCACAAGAGACAAGATGGGTATTTTCCTGGTCCCTGTACCCCCAACGGCTTGTAATACTGTGGCTCCTGCTCCCCCACAACCTCTCACGCCGACATCAGCGGCTTATCAGCTCGTCGGACTCTTCCGCCGAGCCAGctgccgccgagccagccgctccaacTACTACCGCCCACGAGCCCACTCCAGCCCATGCATCCACTCCATACCACGGACTTATTAAGCCTTCCCTAAACCCCCCCCAtgtatttttttgggggggcccaGTGCCTGTGGGTGGGGAACTCCTGGGCAGGGTTTTGGGGTCGCCAGAGCCCACTAGGGCTCCAGATCCAgctcctgaccctccatggccgcccacggcccctgacccgccagaCCCGCCACGGCGGCTTGGACTGATGGGCGGCCAAGGCCCCTGACCCGCCGGACCCGCCATGGCGGCTTGGACTGATGGACTCGTCCTGGAGACCTCCGGTTATGTCCAGCCAGAACGGCCACCCTCCCTCCCCAGTGTTACATCTACGgtgcgaggacgcgcctaccgggagggggaggtactgttacagatcccttgtctcccagactccattacccatgatgctcctgttctccacacctgcactcacttccctcgtcttctcctCCTCATCACGAGTCGACAGCGCTCGCGCTCTTTCAAACTCATAAACCGGCAAATGATCTAATCAAAAATAACAGCTGATGATGACGGCTCGCACACCTACATTACGAATTGCACTTCTTTGCGTGCCTGTTCAGCCTTTCGCTTTGCACCCCATGAAGGATGTTCGTTTCGGCGCAATCATAATTAAATGACTTAAAGTCAGTCAGCTGCAGAAAAGTTGCATTTTCGTAACTTTTTCATGTATTCAGAAGGTGGAACCACTTTGATACGGTGACAGTAGTTGGTTTCATTACAGTTGAGAGTCTTGAGAATTCATCTATATCTAATTGAAAAAGATCCTGCTAGGGGGATGTTATGGTAATGGGGGCCCGAGGCCCTAGGCCCTAGGCAACTGCCTGCTCTGCCAATAGGTAGCGCCGGCCCTGGTCGTAGTGATATAGTGTATTCT is a genomic window of Megalobrama amblycephala isolate DHTTF-2021 linkage group LG3, ASM1881202v1, whole genome shotgun sequence containing:
- the trmt10b gene encoding tRNA methyltransferase 10 homolog B isoform X1, whose product is MEKALHDDCCYADGESKRNDAAVADLLDFLRIDVELEPVSADREETSCSKNVMRKQRNWERRLELKKSKRKEEKQRKKLNRQYKDVNEPQLSKRIIKAITKERLEEARAAGLCLCVDLSMTDCLSAKEISRLAGQIRRLYGSNKKALQPFHIFLTEFKEDSLLYKECVRMNDGFLNYLIDVTEESWFHLFPSEDVIYLTPDASEALEYVEEDKVYILGGLVDETIQKKISYMRAKELGIQMARLPIDEYMVKRPNPKNFHSKILAINQVFQILLTFRDTKDWTKALVAGIPPGKGYMLASAASTDVINPHEEL
- the trmt10b gene encoding tRNA methyltransferase 10 homolog B isoform X2 is translated as MEKALHDDCCYADGESKRNDAAVADLLDFLRIDVELEPKNVMRKQRNWERRLELKKSKRKEEKQRKKLNRQYKDVNEPQLSKRIIKAITKERLEEARAAGLCLCVDLSMTDCLSAKEISRLAGQIRRLYGSNKKALQPFHIFLTEFKEDSLLYKECVRMNDGFLNYLIDVTEESWFHLFPSEDVIYLTPDASEALEYVEEDKVYILGGLVDETIQKKISYMRAKELGIQMARLPIDEYMVKRPNPKNFHSKILAINQVFQILLTFRDTKDWTKALVAGIPPGKGYMLASAASTDVINPHEEL